Part of the Nicotiana sylvestris chromosome 5, ASM39365v2, whole genome shotgun sequence genome is shown below.
tcatgaaatatagttagaaattgattaaagatacttacccaatgatttggcaTGAACATCCCCTCTAAAAATCGTCTCGCCTCgaagctagggttcaaaaatatgaAGAATGAAGCAAAATCCCGGAATTCTCAGAATTAACAGGCTGTAGATGTCGCGTTTGTGATAGGGGGTTTGCAAATGCGACCCTCGCAAATTCGGGAAaactatcgcaattgcgaacacgaCAGATGCCTGTTAAGGTCACATTTCCGATAAAATCATCGCAAATACGATGGAAGGACTTTCGTAAATGCGGCAGAgtccttcgcaaatgcaaactctgCCCAGCAGatcagacctcgcaaatgcgatggctgCTTCACAATTGCggttgtcgcatttgcgatcaatacatcgcaaatgcgatgataccAGTACCAGctatcaaaaaatatataaatcatTCTGAAACCagtctgaaactcactcgagccctcggggatccaaatcAAATAcatacacaagtctaaaaacacaaCATGAACTTTCACACgcgctcaaatcatcaaaataacttctaaaaccatgaatcggaTGCCAAAACGCATGAAACTCAAActtaaacttcaagaacttctagaatcacAACTGAGCATCCGaaccctatcaaatcaactccgaatagTGCCAAACTTTGCAGACAAGTTCCATATGACAAGACGAACCTACTCAAAGCTTCAAATTGCATATGGCAACCTCGAAACGATGAATGACACCTCAagtcaaaatcaatgaactttaaAACCTCAACTTCCACAACCAAtaccgaaacctaccaaatcacctccgattgatctcaaatttcgcacacaagtcacattAGCCATTACGAACCTATTGCAGCTTCtgaaatcggaatccgaccctgatatcaaaaagtccattgtcggtcaaacttcccaaaaatccaactttcgcaATTTCGCGCCAAATTCAACTATGGACCTCCAATTCACAATCTGGACACGTTCCtacgtccaaaatcacccaacgaagctaacggaactGATGAAACTCCATTCCGAGGTTAAATGCTAAAAATCCAAACTTGGTCGACTCTTCCAACTTAGAActtaaatcttgaagttcattccTCCAAATTGATTCCGAACAGCCCGAAAACCTATACCGATGATTTACGCAAATCATAATACCTCATGCAAAGATACTCGAGCCCTTAAAACACCGAGCGATGTGTAGATTTCCAAAACGACCAGTCAGTTCGTTACGCTACAACTCATTCCCAAGTAGAGAGTGTGACAAAGGAACAATCAGAGCATGCAACAGTAATGAATGAAACATTAACAATTGCTGAGGAAGACAGAAAATCAAGGAATCCTGCACTGGCTATAACATATGTAGATCCTAAACCATGGTCTAATATCTTTCAGAAGAATCGATCTGCAACAAATGGTATGCCTCTGTCTTATATTCCTCCATAAATCGTCAATGGCCAAATAGTTGTACAATTGGACAAAGATGAGGTTGAATCTGAGATTGAAAAGTGGAAATATGCTCTAATTGTATACATATTGGGTGAGATTCTGGGATATAACACCATGAAACGATATATCAGTGTTAATTGGGCAATGTTAGAGAACCAGACGTGTTTCTCCACGAGGAAGGATATTACATTATCAGATTTCACACAGAGGCTGACATGCAAGAGATCTATTATTCTGGACCTTATTCCATTAATAATAGGCCTATGATTTTAAAACTTTGGACCTCAGATTTTGACTTTAATAAAGAATTTCCCATGGAAATTCCCTTTTGGGtcaaattcccaaaattatctATGAACTATTGGGGAGCTGATTCTGTGAGTAGAATAGCTTGTGCCATTGGGAATCCTATATTTCCTGATGAATGTACAACTAAGAAAACCAGAGTGTCCTTTTCCAGAATATTGATAGAGATTAATGTGACTAAACCACTACCAATTGAGATCTGTGTTATGGATCCAAAGGGTAGACACTTTCTGTAGGGAGTCTATTATGAGTGGAAACCTGAGTTTTGTGATTAATGTCAAAAGGTTGGCCATACATGTGCTCCTCACAGAGGCACAAACAAGCAGGAACCTAAGCAACAGGTCAATGATGTGCCGTAGAATTTCGGCACAATTGATAGCAATTTCTTAGATTTTAACTTGTCTTTTCTTTTGATGCATTTTTAGTTAAATCTGATCAAGTTTGGTTGTTTTATAATGCATGACCTTGAAGACCCGAAAAcatggaaaaaaaatcaaaaagtcacAAAAGGATGGATATATTGCAAGTATGCGGTCACATAATTCACATGCGAACCGCATAACTGACATGGTGATCGCAAACAAAGACAGTCTTTTGgccaaatgaagaagaaaatatgtGGTCCATTATGTGGTCGCATAACTCCTATGCGAGCCGCATAATGGTCGCATAACTCCAGTAGAAGAAAGTTCTTAACATGATATGCGATGGAATATGTGGTCGCATAAAGCACATGTGGACTGCATAATTGTTATGCGACTAAAGAAAATTGGAACTCAGCAAGTCTGCGATGGAATGATGAATATGCGAACCGCATAACTGGTCTACGACTATTATGCGATCTCATAAGCTGACTGAAGGGGCTTTTTTGTTCAATTTTGACTACGACTTTTGGTCCACTAAAAAAAGAATAACTAGGGTTTTTATGGGTCATTCAAGTCTGAAACGAGGTCCTACTTAGAGAGCATTGAATACTCCATTTATCTGGAAGGTTGTGAAGAAGGAATCTTGAaattttgtaagctttatggcttTATTATATACTTTGTTCTTGTGttttagtatgagtagctagttttaaatactaaggttgtggaccctagatgggtgtaatgttaatgggtgtttaacattgaatatatatataatggttggttgatatttattcaattcttgttctttatttatggtTGGTGGTTACAAACATTAATCTATTCCATTTTACTTTCgttacttggaaaagtgagttagggtttggtagaattgaatatcaagaactcaagactttaaatcttgtttaatagaatcgcttaggaataagtgggttctacttggcataaattggttgttattaaattgcaactcttttatatttgaaaaaatcacAAAGAGAAAATTCTActcaactattggaaaatattgggtagtcatttagaaattatTTGCATATCAAacgaccttccattagaaatatatcatattaacaccgatagcattacattcCATTGGTGGGGACgcaaccttggtttccttaataaaattatttacatTATCATATCACAATTAGTTATCTCATTAATTCTCAACTATATCATTCTCTTGTTACGTTAACAGAATAGAATTACGACCTAAGTCAAGTTCCACACTACTCAAGTAAACTTTTCACACCATATTCCCTGTTGGactcgaccccaaccttgttgggttattatatttggcACTGACCGCCTTaaactatttaattaaagtgtaatttgagcgcatcaaattttggcgccggggaatacggttttgaaattactaattagtgtgtgctttactttacatcttattctattccatcacactttgctttttttgcttggtgttgatagaaaaacatggctgaatatgaggaagaactggaagaaaatccttttacggacatagatgagtacattgaggatacaaatgctattATACCTCCGGTTGTTAGTGCTGCTACTATCAAGgtggaacatggtttaatcctAATGCTCAAAGAGGAGGGGTTTTTCAGGAATACCACTGATGATGATCTGACACAATATCTTAGTAACTTCTTGGGTGTGTGTGTGATGCACAAGCAGAACAATGTCTCAGATGATGCCTTAAGGTTGAGGGTGTTCAAGTACTCACTGGCAGGGGAAGCAAGGAAATGGCTTCAAAATATGCCACCAAATTCCATTCATTCTTGGCCTGAACTTGTCTGAGCATTCTTAGCTACATGGTTCCCGCAAAGCAAGAAATTTGAGCTCCGGGATAACATTTTCTTTTTCAATCAACTACCGGGAGAGCATATACATGAGGCATGGGAGAGATTCAAGTTATATTTGATGAGGTCACCTAATCATAGTTTTCCAAAGTCTATCTTGTTGGAGAAATTCTACATGGGTTTAGATGCTATGAACCAATCTATAGCCAAAAATACTGCTGATGGATATTTTATGGATAAGACTTTTGCAAGGATCACACAAATCCTTGACAAAATGGCAAAACATAACCAAGCGTGGCACTCAGAGGACACCACAGGTGGAATTGCATATGTTACTCCCTCTTTGACCAACATGATTAAggagaaccaagaaagagatcAAGTAGTTACAGGGCTTGCGACCAATGTCAATGTGTTGACAAAAATATTCATTGAAAGCCAAACGAAGAAGGTAAATGTAGTGGAAGATGTGCAACCCTCATCAAATGAAGATTATGAGGAAGCCAAGTATGTCAACAACTCTTAAGGAGGCtatcaaaggcaacaataccaaggtcaaggacaacaaaatcaatAGAGGCCTAACCAGCAAGGGCAAGGCAACCAACAGTTGCGAAATGACCAAGGTAGTTcaaatcaagggaattggaataacaacaacaacaacttctcaaatcggaGTTCAAACCCTTATATTCCACCAAAGGGGcaatattcaaatcaaggttcctcaagtgattccaagttggaaagcatgcttgaacgggtattgcaaaatcaagaaAGGTCTGACACTTCTATGAGGAATATGACCAAGCTTGTTGGTTCTCATACCGCAtccattcaaaaattggagaCGCAAATGAGGGATCTCTATAGGGAACAAAATCCAAAGCAAAAGGGGACACTTCCAAGtgacacaattgcgaacccaaagGGTAGTGGGAATGGTCCAACTTATCATACCATGGTAATTACTACTCAGAGTGGGAAGGTACTACAAGGAGAGAGTGAACAAGTGGTTGAAGTGGAAGAGTTTGAACAAGATGTTGAGGCACAAGTTGAAGAGCCAATTGTTGTTGAAGCTAAAAAGGTTCCAGAAGAGTTGAAAGTTCAAGAAGTGAACCGGGAAAAGGTgaaggaaaaggtaaaagagacaccaaaaactctaccacctattcctagacctcctccttctttccctcaaagacttgctaggaaggttgatgatagcaaactcgaAAAGTTCTATGACATTCTCAAGCAGTTATCGGTGAATATCccatttgtggaagcatttcaaAAGATGTTGGGTTTTGCTAAGTATTTGAAAGACTTGATCACCAAGAATGAATTGGTGAGTGTGACTCACCAGGTTAGTTCTATTATTGCAACAACCAccgttcaaaagaaagaagacccaggagctttcaccattccatgcactattggggcACGTGATTTTGCAAGAGCTCTTTGTGATAATGGGGCTAGCATCAACTTAATGCCTCTTGCTATTTACAAGCAAGCTGGGTTAGGTATGCCGAGGCCTACAAGTATGAGGTTGAAAATGGCCGATCGTTCCATAAAGAGATCGGTGGGAATTGTCGATGATGTGCTTGTGAAAGTGGGAGAGTTCCATTTGCCCGCCAATTTCATAATCCTTGATTGTGCAGTTGACAAATAAATCCCTATCATCTTGGGGAGACCAGTTCTTTCCACAGGAAGAGCATTGATGGATTCAGAATGGAATGAGATCAAGTTCTGTGTGAATGATGAAGAGGTCACATTTCAAGCAAGCAAGGGCATGAAATTGCGACATGAATATGAAAGCAtcttggtgattgatgttgtttaTGAGGTGGAAGATGTAGTTGAAATGaagatggaagaacaatgcctCGGTGAGGCGTTGGCGGCGATTTTGGTAAATTTCGATGGCAAAGATATGGAGGGGTACAGAGAATCAGTAAATGCATTGGAAGGTCTTGGGTACTACACTTACGCTCCAAAGAATCTCTCTCTCAACTTGGAGAATAGAGTCACTCCTCTCGCAAAGCCTTCAATTATTGAGCCACCGCAACTAGAGCTCAAACCACTTCTACTgcacttgaggtataaatttcttggcttTAATAACACTCTACCGGTAATTatttcttctttgttgaatgatgtgTAGGTAGAACAACTATTGAATGTCTTGAAGGAGCATAGGCAAGCTATTGAGTGGACAATTGCGGAAATACGAGGGATTCCTGCCAGAATTTACGAACAcaagatccaattggagaatGAGAGTAAACCAAGTATAGAGCATCAACGAAGGTTAAACCATTCCATGCATgaggtggtaaagaaagaaatcatcaagtagttggatgccggggtagtctaccccattgccgatagttcttgggtaagtccggtgcaatgtgtgccgaaaaagggaggcatgaccgtgattgaaaatgataaaaatgagctcatcccaacAAGAATAGTGACCGGATGGAGTGTTTGTATAGATTACAAGAAGATAAATAGTGCTACGTGCAAGgaccatttccctatgccttttattgatcaaatgcttgatcggctagcgAGAAGGTCATTCTACTACTTCTTGGATGGATATTCCGGCTACAACCAAATCAATATTGCATTGGAAGGTCAGGAACAGacaacattcacttgtccatatgggaTATTTGCATTTAGCCGGATGCCATTTGGGCTATCCAACGCTTCGGCTActttccaaaggtgcatgatgtcAATATTCTCAGACATGGTGGAAATTTCttagaggtgttcatggacaaTTTCTCTATTGTGGGTGATTCTTTTGAGCATTTTCTAGACAACCTTAGGAAAGTGCTTAAGAGATGTAAAGAAACAAACCTTGTGctaaattgggagaaatgccacttcatggtggacgAGGGCATTGTTTTGGGGCACAAAATTTTCAAACAAGGCATAGAGGTTGACCGGGCAAATATCGAGATCATTTCCAAGCTTCCTCCACCTACTTCAGTTAAAGGTGTCCGATGTTTTTTGGGGCATGTCGGCTTCTATAGGCGATTCATCAAGGACTTCTCCAAAATTGCAAATTCCATgtgcaaactccttgagaaagatgcaaagttcgtATTTGATGAGAAGTGCCTCAAATCCTTTgaggaattgaaaaaaaaagctcACCACGgcacctattattgtcacacccgaTTGGCCTCttccattcgaactcatgtgtgacgctagtggTGTAGCTATTGGGGCGGTGCTTGGCCAACGTCACAACAAGATTCTTCACTCTgtctattatgcaagcaagacactcaATGGTGCTCAAATGAATTATACTATGACTGAGCAAGAACTTCTTGCCATTGTCTATGCTTTTGAAAAATTTCGGGCTTATTTGTTGGGGTCCAAAGTGATAGTGTACACCAACCATGCTGCTTTTTGCTATATTATGGCGAAGAAGGATGCCAAACCAAGATTGATTTGGTGGGTCCTTTTGTTTCAAGAGTTTGAGTTTAAAGTGGAGGATCGAAAAGTGATAGAAAATCAAGTTGTGGATCACCTGTCTAGGCTTGAAGAGGTAGGGAAACAAAAAGAAGATCTTGAAATCAATGATGCTTTTCCAGATGAATACATATTGGCATTTTCCAACACATTTGCTCCTTGGTATGCAGACATCACTAACTTCTTGGTTAGTGACCTTTTTCCCGATGGATTGGAAGCTTATCAAAAGAAACAGTTCTTGCGGGAGTGTAGGCAATACTATTAGGAGGAACCTTTTTTGTTCCGTATTTGTGCCGATAACATCATTCGGTGGTGTGTTCCGGAAGATGAGGTAATGCTAATTCTCAAGGCATGCCATGTTTGATTTGCCGGTTAGGGGTAATCATGGAGGAAATCAGACGGCAGCAAAAGTGCATGAATGTGGCTACTATTCGCCAACGATCTACCAAGATGCAAATAAAATGGTTAAGGCATGTGACCAATTTCAAAGACAAGGGTTAATATCTAAAAGACATGAGATGCCGATGAATTTTGTATTAGAAGTTGAGATCTTTGATGtgtgggggatagactttatggtCCCCTTCGTGAGCTCGTATGGAATGACCTATATCTTGGTGACTGTGGACTACATCTCTAAATGGGTTGAGGCAATCGCCTTACCGAACAATGAAGCAAGGTGTGTGAccgcatttttgaaaaagaacaTATTCACATGGTTTAATACTCCAAGGTCCATCCTAAGTGATGGtaggtctcatttttgcaacaaggcttttgcCGGGCTACTTGAAAAATATGGTGTAAAGCACAAGGTGGCCACACCAAATCATCCTCAgtcgagtggtcaagttgaagtttcAAACAGAGAAATCAAGAACATCCTAGcaaaaactgtcaatgcaaacaggaccgactggtcaaggaagctagatgatgtGTTGTGGGCATATCACACAGCATATAAAACCCTCATTGGCACTTCACCGTATAAGTTGGTTTTTGGCAAAGCTTGTcacttgccagtggaacttgaacacaaagccatgtgggctttgaagatGCCGAATCTTGACTGGTCTGAGGCTGCTAACCTGAGGATGACACAACTCAATGAGATGGAAAAATTCCGTCTCCATGCCTATGAGAGTGCATCCATGTACAAAGAGAGGATGAAGTTCATCCATGATAAGAAGATCTTGAAGCGGGAGTTCAATTCTAGTGACTTGGTCTTACTCTTCAATTCAAGACTCAAGTTATTTCCGGGTAAACTCAAGTCCAAATGGTCTGGCCCGTTCAAAGTTGTGAATATGTCTCCCTATGGTGCTATTGAACTGGAGTTTGAGGATGGGACTCGAACTTTCAAGGTGAATGGACAATGAGTCAAGCATTACCTTGGTACTGTAGGAGAAAGGCATTTGATAGAACATTTGCTCTAAGGGATATTCCAACAGTAGCTCCCACCAAGGAATAGTCCAAAAAGAGTCAAttgcgtcgtgtcgcgacgttaaatcaagcgcttcttgtGAGGCAACCCATATGTGGTAACACTCTTTTatagtttttttaattatttacgTAGATTAGATTGAGCAAGTTGACGTGAGTGCAGGCAAAATATCATGAATAGGGTCTTAATGCTGAAGAAACTAAAGGAAAGAGAGGTCCAGATTGAGCAACAACTATGCGGTTGCATAATGACTATGTGAACCGCATAGTCATCACAAACCAGGCAGAAAGTTTGGCTAATTTCGTTGTCAACTATGTGGTCGTTTTTCATTTATGTGGCCCGCATGTGCACTTTGCGATCGCATTTTGCATCGCATGTTATATCTACGCTGCCCAATCATAAGTCCACCGGATAACACTTATGTGATCGCATATTTGTGTTATGCGATGAACTTATATGCCGCATAACTGCCAGGTATAAACCTAACTCACTCTCTGCACACACTCACGTTTGAaaaaaaacaagtaaaacaaagaaaagaaaaaaaaagagaagaagaaaacacTGCTAAGGACGAACCAGGGAAAGGATCCAAACAAACTCACCATTTTCTCATTTCCATTGTCGAATCCTCGAGTTTCAGGTATGACTTCTggtttctcttctcttctttccaCTCTCATTCTTCTTTCTTGTCATGCCTCTTGTGAATCTAACCTACTTCGAATGCCATGAATATCTGAAGTTGTGTGCTTGTAAATGGTCAAATTGGGTTAAATTGGTAACTGGCATGATAGCATGGTATGGGCTTTTGATTCTATTTGGTGAGTAGTGAATTGAGGAATTGTTTGTGTGTTATTGGAAACCAACCAAAGAGGGGGGGAGTCTAAGTACCCCTCTCTCTCTATCTTGTGAAATTAATCGCAATGGTTTTAGATTTTTGAATGAATGGAAAAAGGAACCCACGTGATTTGGGGGAGGGTATAGTTTTCATGAGGAAGATGACTTCTACATGACGCATAATCGCTTTGCGCTCCGCATAATCATCGCATAGGACCCCTACCTTGCCCTAAGTAGAACAGGGTATGCGATTGCTTTTGCTATCTTAGACTTGTTATGCGATCTGCATATGTGCCGCAGACTAAGGGAGTACTTCGGTCTTTCTAGCCTTCCATTATGCGGTCactttgcgatcgcataaccaCTTATGCAGTTGGTTTTTCAATTGCATAACTTCTTATGACTTATGCTTCTGCACATACGCGAtggttatgcggtccgcatacttaatatgcgaccgcataacccATCGCATagtattaaaaaattatttattttattttatttgttcttttttattttgtCTCTGATGACTTTCCCTGCACTATTTCACTCACTCCTATAATGTGATCAACAGGAATGGCACCAAAGAAGTCCAATCCAATGCAATCAACGCTCGGTCATAGACAAAAAAGGGCTGCAATCCTATCCAACAAGCAACACAAGCCAAACGTCAGCGGGCTCAGGCACTCCGCATTAAAATAGAGTACTCCTCCCAGTCTGAAGAGGAGGAGTCATAGAGTGGCCTCAGACCTACTGTTGATCTATAGGCTGAGGCATGAAGGGAGCTGGGGGAGGACCTTAACCTCCGGTTTGGGGTCAAGGGCTCCCTATATTTATACAAAGTAGGGCTTTCAAAGAGGAATATTCTCGAGGAAAAGTAATTGAGCTTAAATGGGCTGTCGGAGCATTACCCTCACATACTCGAAAATATCAAGCAGAGAAAGTGGGAGTTCTTTACTGAGGTCCCAGATGAATACAATGAGACACTTGTGAGGGAGTTTTATGCTTCATATGGTTCCTCAAGGAGTTCTCCACAGAAGCGCAACAGGATCTTTGCAAAGTCTGTCCTAGTGCGAGGGGTTGACATTAGTTGTGGTGATGAGACGATCAATGAACGGTATTTTGCAAATTGGCGGTCAGGCACAGCTGAATATGATGCCAAGGTCGCCAACAAACATAATGAGTGTGCTTGGGTTGCCTCTGTCATAGCAAAGGGGACACCGGCCTAGATTGACCCTAAACACAAAATTTTCAAGGAGGATCTCACAAGGGAGGGTAGTTACTAGCGTAGTTTTGTTACATCTCGTCTGATGTGGTCCAGAAATGAAACTGACATCAACATTTAGAAAGAACTCCTCATTACGTGCATCATGATAGGGATCAATATTGATGTGGGGGAGATAATATTCCAAGAGCTGGGAATCAGAGCCAACCAGAAATAAACCTCACCTCATTTCCCTTGCTTGATCACTGCTTTGTGTCAAGATGCAAGTGAGCCTCCTCTGCCTAATCATGACCAAATGGAGAATGCTACCAAAGACATCGACATTATGAGAATCAGTGACGTAGTAGAAAAGGAAACTGAAACTCAGGCTAACACTCTCATTCCTCTCTAGCCCTTGCTACCTCCACAGCTACTCCACAACCCTCTACTCCACAGGCCCAAGTTCCTTTACCAGCTCTGTCCAAGCTGGGTCTACTTGCTTAGCATGCCAATTCCAAGGTTGACCGGCTTATCAAGGAATTCCAACCTCGTCCGGCAAGCATCGACCCTTATACAATCCTCCATGACTATTCTTCAGCAGCAACATCAGACTTATAAGGATCGCCTCAGGAGCGTTGAAGCGCGTCTTGAGAAGGTTGAGTGGGGTGAGGTTGGAGGTATGCCTCAGCTCCGAAAAGATGTGAATGGCTTGAAAGAAGAGCTACAGAAGATGCAGAGTTTAGAGTTTGATTTGACAGCCTTCCTCCCGAATGATGGAGAGCAGGGTGATGATACTTCCGTCCCAGGAATGGATTTAATTTCACAACCTTGATGACAGACCCAGAGGCACAACATGTTGAGTCCTCCAAGGCTCAAACTCCTCCTGCTCACATTGATGTTCTTTCAGATGAGGAATCTGGAGATATTGAAGAGTCTGATGAGGGGGAGTCAGGAGATGAGGAGACGGATGAAGAAGCACTGGGTGAAGACACTGAGGGTCATCAAGACAAGGGTAAGCAGGTTGTTGTCTCTAGGGCAGAGGATGAAGAGGAAGCAGTTGTGCAAACAACAATTGCACATTCGCTAGCAGATATGGTCGACAAGGCACATTCATCGATCACCCAGCCATCACCGGGCGAGGCTAGCAGTTCCCAGGCCCCAGCTCTAGCCTCATATTAGGTGGAGCTTCCTGCAATACCCTCACAGCAGTTGGAGCCTCTTGCTCCAGCTATGGCAAATACTACTCAGTCCAAGGTCCCACCAGCTGTAGTTTCACTACCAGCAACCGATCCCGCAGATGCCCAGATCCTTCAGCTTCCCCGAGCGCCTAGTGCGCCCCAAGGAGTCCGTgagctttctttttctttatatcTTTGGTTGGGGGTGGGGTAGTTATGATAATAATCTTTTATCCATGTTTTGTGGAAATATTTTGTTGTACCCCATGTTTGTATATAAAACTCTTATAGTTTAGCAATGAATTCCCTTTAGTTTTTCTTCGccgggttcttttccaagggtgtaatagtagaaccacGGTAGTACCATGAAATGTTTTGACTTATTTGGTTTTGATTATGTAGCTTCAAGCATGTGCTAAATGTTGTAAATATATGATACCCTTCCTTCTTTTTTGGAATCTAAAAAGATGTGTTGGTTAGTCATTCTTGTGAATTTGAGGCTCGCTCTTTCAATTTATGCTT
Proteins encoded:
- the LOC138869661 gene encoding uncharacterized protein translates to MLERVLQNQERSDTSMRNMTKLVGSHTASIQKLETQMRDLYREQNPKQKGTLPSDTIANPKGSGNGPTYHTMVITTQSGKVLQGESEQVVEVEEFEQDVEAQVEEPIVVEAKKVPEELKVQEVNREKVKEKVKETPKTLPPIPRPPPSFPQRLARKVDDSKLEKFYDILKQLSVNIPFVEAFQKMLGFAKYLKDLITKNELVSVTHQVSSIIATTTVQKKEDPGAFTIPCTIGARDFARALCDNGASINLMPLAIYKQAGLGMPRPTSMRLKMADRSIKRSVGIVDDVLVKVGEFHLPANFIILDCAVDK